From one Coffea eugenioides isolate CCC68of chromosome 11, Ceug_1.0, whole genome shotgun sequence genomic stretch:
- the LOC113751606 gene encoding galactinol--sucrose galactosyltransferase, with amino-acid sequence MAPSLGKGGSNISVLVDGCNLSLISLDESKFLVNNHVILSEVPANIVATPSPYTTGDKPVTTSSGCFVGFDSLEAKSRHVVPVGKLKDIRFMSIFRFKVWWTTHWIGTQGADLENETQIVILDKSDSGRPYVLLLPLIEGPFRASLQPGEDDYIDLCVESGSTKVNGSLFRSVLYMHVGDDPFTLVKEAMKVVRFHLGTFKLLEEKTPPGIVDKFGWCTWDAFYLTVQPQGVWEGVKDLAEGGCPPGLVLIDDGWQSISHDDDPITTEGMNRTSAGEQMPCRLIKFQENYKFRDYESPGKSGSGAGPNKGMGAFIRDLKDNFKSVDYVYVWHALCGYWGGLRPDIPELPESKVIAPKLSPGLQKTMEDLAVDKIVNNGVGLVPPELADQLYEGLHSHLESIGIDGVKVDVIHLLEMVCEDYGGRVELAKAYFKALTSSVRNHLKGNGVIASMEHCNDFMFLGTQAISLGRVGDDFWCTDPSGDPNGTFWLQGCHMVHCAYNSLWMGNFIHPDWDMFQSTHPCAEFHAASRAISGGPIYVSDSVGKHNFELLKSLVLPDGTILRCQYYALPTRDCLFEDPLHNGKTMLKIWNLNKYTGVVGAFNCQGGGWCREARRNKCASQYSHSVTSTFSPKDVEWKQGTSPISVDGVQVFALYSFREKRLLLSKPSDDFQISLEPFHFDLVTVSPVKVFSGKGVRFAPIGLVNMLNSGGAIQTMVFNDDADAVQIGVKGTGEMRVFSSQKPTVCRVNGNEVAFEYEGHMIIVQVPWPNSSGLSVIEYQF; translated from the exons ATGGCTCCCAGTCTCGGCAAAGGTGGCTCAAACATTTCCGTCCTGGTGGATGGCTGCAACCTGTCATTAATCAGTCTAGACGAATCAAAATTCTTGGTGAATAACCATGTCATTTTATCCGAAGTTCCGGCCAATATCGTTGCCACACCCTCCCCATACACCACCGGTGACAAGCCGGTCACAACATCTTCCGGCTGCTTCGTAGGTTTCGACAGCCTGGAGGCAAAGAGCCGTCACGTCGTGCCGGTTGGGAAGCTCAAAGACATCAGGTTCATGAGCATTTTCAGGTTCAAGGTCTGGTGGACCACCCACTGGATTGGAACCCAAGGTGCAGACCTCGAAAACGAAACTCAAATAGTCATTCTCGATAAGTCCGACTCCGGTCGCCCCTACGTCTTACTCCTTCCGCTCATCGAAGGCCCTTTCAGGGCTTCTCTTCAGCCCGGCGAAGATGACTACATAGATCTCTGCGTCGAAAGCGGGTCGACAAAAGTCAACGGCTCGTTGTTCCGGAGCGTGCTTTACATGCACGTGGGAGACGATCCATTCACGCTGGTCAAAGAGGCTATGAAGGTGGTCAGGTTCCACCTGGGGACCTTCAAGCTCTTGGAGGAAAAGACTCCACCGGGCATTGTGGATAAGTTCGGGTGGTGCACTTGGGATGCCTTCTACCTCACGGTGCAGCCGCAAGGCGTGTGGGAAGGTGTGAAGGACCTCGCGGAAGGAGGGTGCCCGCCTGGGCTGGTGCTGATCGACGATGGTTGGCAGTCCATCTCCCACGACGACGATCCAATCACCACAGAAGGAATGAACAGAACATCCGCCGGTGAACAAATGCCTTGCAGGCTCATCAAGTTCCAAGAGAACTACAAATTCAGGGACTACGAGAGCCCCGGCAAGTCGGGATCCGGTGCCGGCCCAAATAAAGGCATGGGTGCTTTCATTCGGGACCTCAAGGACAACTTCAAAAGTGTGGACTATGTTTACGTGTGGCATGCGCTTTGTGGATACTGGGGCGGGCTTAGACCCGACATCCCGGAGCTGCCCGAATCAAAAGTGATTGCACCGAAATTGTCCCCCGGACTGCAGAAGACCATGGAAGATCTCGCGGTGGATAAGATCGTGAACAATGGAGTTGGGTTGGTACCGCCGGAGCTTGCTGACCAATTGTACGAAGGCCTTCACTCTCACCTGGAGTCCATTGGAATTGATGGAGTCAAGGTGGACGTCATTCAT CTGCTGGAAATGGTTTGCGAGGATTATGGGGGCAGAGTGGAGCTCGCGAAAGCCTACTTCAAAGCCCTTACGTCTTCCGTCAGAAATCACTTGAAAGGGAATGGCGTGATTGCCAGCATGGAGCATTGCAACGACTTCATGTTCCTCGGAACCCAAGCCATCTCCCTTGGCCGTGTCG GAGACGACTTTTGGTGTACCGATCCTTCCGGTGATCCGAACGGCACATTCTGGTTACAAGGGTGTCACATGGTTCACTGCGCTTATAATAGCTTGTGGATGGGCAATTTCATTCACCCTGACTGGGACATGTTCCAGTCAACTCATCCCTGTGCTGAATTTCACGCTGCCTCTCGTGCCATCTCCGGTGGACCGATCTACGTGAGTGACTCTGTAGGAAAGCACAACTTCGAGCTCCTCAAAAGCCTCGTCTTGCCTGACGGTACAATTCTGCGTTGCCAGTACTATGCGCTTCCTACCCGTGATTGCCTCTTTGAAGACCCTCTTCACAATGGAAAAACCATGCTTAAGATCTGGAACCTCAACAAG TATACCGGAGTTGTGGGGGCATTTAACTGCCAAGGTGGAGGATGGTGCAGAGAAGCGAGACGCAACAAATGTGCCTCTCAGTATTCTCATTCTGTGACTTCCACTTTCAGTCCCAAAGATGTGGAGTGGAAGCAGGGGACTTCGCCAATCTCAGTTGATGGAGTTCAAGTGTTTGCCCTGTACTCTTTCCGGGAGAAGAGGCTGCTGCTCTCGAAGCCATCCGACGACTTCCAAATATCGCTGGAGCCATTTCATTTTGACCTCGTAACTGTCTCGCCCGTCAAGGTCTTTAGCGGCAAAGGTGTCCGGTTTGCTCCAATTGGTCTGGTGAACATGCTCAACTCTGGTGGTGCCATTCAGACAATGGTGTTCAATGATGATGCCGACGCCGTACAAATCGGAGTAAAGGGAACCGGAGAAATGAGGGTCTTCTCGTCCCAGAAGCCCACCGTTTGCCGTGTCAATGGGAATGAGGTGGCATTTGAGTATGAAGGGCACATGATCATAGTTCAAGTCCCATGGCCCAATTCTTCTGGGCTTTCTGTAATTGAGTACCAGTTCTGA